The following proteins come from a genomic window of Maribacter algicola:
- a CDS encoding ribonuclease Z translates to MKLTILGCYAATPRTLTNPTSQVLEIKNHMFLIDCGEGTQVQLRRHGIKFSRINHIFISHLHGDHFFGLPGLISTFRLLGREKELNIYGPKGIKEAITLLLKLGDSWTNYPLHFHELTSVDSEVIFEDAKVTVQTIPLDHRVYTNGFLFREKERERTLNIEAVRFYEIDKAYFNIIKKGKDIVTEMGEIIPNKELTFDPPKPTSYAFCSDTAYNPHLVPLIKGVDCLYHEATFLESETDLAKKTKHSTAKQAAKIAKEASVGKLILGHYSTRYASIEVFKEEACQVFDQVELADDGKSFEFN, encoded by the coding sequence TTGAAATTGACCATATTAGGTTGTTATGCCGCTACGCCAAGAACATTGACCAACCCAACCTCACAGGTATTGGAGATCAAGAACCACATGTTTCTAATAGATTGTGGTGAAGGCACCCAGGTTCAGCTTCGCAGACACGGAATCAAGTTTTCAAGAATCAATCACATATTTATTTCCCACTTGCATGGAGACCATTTCTTTGGACTTCCGGGTTTGATTTCTACGTTCCGGTTATTGGGAAGGGAAAAGGAACTCAATATTTATGGCCCCAAAGGAATAAAGGAAGCCATTACCTTGTTGTTAAAACTTGGGGATTCCTGGACCAACTATCCCTTGCATTTTCATGAATTGACCTCAGTCGATAGTGAGGTTATTTTTGAGGATGCAAAAGTAACCGTACAAACAATACCCTTAGATCATAGGGTCTATACCAATGGATTTTTATTCAGGGAAAAAGAGAGGGAACGTACCTTGAACATTGAGGCCGTTCGGTTTTATGAAATCGACAAGGCATATTTCAACATCATTAAAAAGGGAAAGGATATTGTCACCGAAATGGGTGAGATCATTCCCAACAAGGAATTGACATTCGATCCACCCAAACCAACTTCCTATGCCTTCTGTAGCGATACGGCCTATAATCCTCATCTTGTTCCGTTAATAAAGGGTGTAGATTGTTTATACCATGAGGCTACTTTTTTGGAATCGGAAACAGATTTGGCAAAAAAAACAAAGCATAGTACGGCCAAACAAGCAGCAAAAATAGCAAAGGAAGCTTCCGTAGGTAAATTGATTTTGGGGCATTATTCCACCCGATACGCCTCCATTGAAGTTTTTAAGGAAGAGGCTTGCCAAGTTTTTGATCAGGTGGAATTGGCAGATGATGGCAAATCTTTCGAGTTTAATTAA
- the pdxH gene encoding pyridoxamine 5'-phosphate oxidase, with translation MQKDLGNYRKSYEKSALMEDCISDNPMQLFKTWFHEVEASEGVDEPNAMTVSTIGLDGFPKSRVVLLKRFNHEGFIFYTNYTSEKGRAIAANPNICISFFWPNMERQVIIKGKAEKVAENLSDGYFESRPKGSQLGALVSNQSSVIASRDVLEQELKTLEATYKNKEVPRPNHWGGYLVKPISIEFWQGRPNRLHDRIRFTLQVDWDWKMERLAP, from the coding sequence ATGCAGAAAGACCTAGGTAATTACAGGAAATCTTACGAGAAAAGTGCCTTAATGGAGGATTGTATCTCTGATAATCCCATGCAACTATTCAAGACATGGTTTCATGAGGTAGAGGCTTCAGAGGGTGTTGACGAGCCCAATGCCATGACCGTTTCCACGATTGGTCTGGATGGTTTTCCCAAAAGCCGGGTGGTATTGCTAAAGCGTTTCAACCATGAAGGCTTTATTTTCTATACAAATTATACCAGTGAAAAGGGAAGGGCCATTGCTGCAAACCCAAACATTTGTATTTCCTTTTTTTGGCCCAATATGGAGCGTCAGGTTATCATAAAGGGAAAAGCGGAAAAGGTTGCCGAGAATCTATCCGATGGATACTTTGAATCCCGACCAAAAGGGAGCCAATTAGGTGCCTTGGTATCCAACCAAAGCAGTGTTATCGCCTCTAGGGATGTCCTTGAACAGGAACTTAAAACACTTGAGGCTACCTACAAAAATAAGGAAGTGCCACGACCAAATCACTGGGGCGGTTATCTAGTGAAACCCATATCCATCGAGTTTTGGCAGGGAAGACCTAATCGTCTACACGACAGGATCCGCTTTACCTTGCAAGTGGATTGGGATTGGAAAATGGAACGTTTGGCACCTTAA
- a CDS encoding SixA phosphatase family protein, with amino-acid sequence MKNLLFMRHGKSSWDLDVEDQDRPLAQRGIDDAHLVGSKLSKGQIRLDFTFSSPANRALHTAMICLRNLKFPMAKFQIATDLYDFTGNHVLDFVKKMDNSLGTVMIFGHNHAFTHLVNSLGDSYIENVPTSGFVHIRFKQDSWASISQGKTVETIFPKHLR; translated from the coding sequence ATGAAGAATCTACTTTTCATGCGCCATGGCAAATCATCATGGGACCTTGATGTTGAAGACCAAGACAGACCTCTGGCTCAAAGAGGAATAGATGATGCCCATTTGGTAGGAAGTAAACTATCAAAAGGTCAGATTAGACTAGACTTTACGTTTTCAAGTCCGGCAAACAGGGCCTTGCATACGGCCATGATATGTTTGAGAAACCTTAAATTTCCCATGGCCAAGTTTCAAATTGCTACGGACCTTTATGACTTTACGGGGAACCATGTCCTTGATTTTGTGAAAAAAATGGACAATTCATTAGGCACGGTCATGATTTTTGGACATAATCATGCCTTTACCCATTTGGTAAATTCCCTTGGAGATTCATATATTGAAAACGTTCCAACAAGTGGTTTTGTCCACATACGGTTCAAACAAGATTCTTGGGCAAGCATTTCCCAAGGCAAAACAGTAGAAACGATTTTTCCAAAGCACTTAAGATAA
- the ppk1 gene encoding polyphosphate kinase 1: MVKFNNQYVNREISWLWFNERVLQESADKNVPLIERLRFLGIFSNNLDEFFKVRYATVKRIVEAGKTGKSVLGGEKAKDLLEEITEIVIRQQSKSLVILKQIEAELERENIFIIRETALNKNQKEFVKEYFLQNVSPQLMTIILNDLTRFPTLKDTAAYLAVKMIIKGANVKKEKRFALIEIPKGIDRFVVLPKEGDKNYIIILDDLIRYCLSNIFTMFEYESISAHMIKITRDAELDMDNDLSKSFIEKISLSVEHRKISDPVRFVYDKSIAKDTLAFLKEKMQIEDTDSVIPGGRYHNKRDYMGFPSLDRNDLLYDKIRPLPVKGLSIEGSILESITHKDYLQYTPYHTFTYILKFLREAALDPKVRTIKITVYRLANNSQVAASLINAVKNGKQVTVQIELQARFDEQANIEYAEQLQAEGVKLIFGVPGLKVHSKICLIEREEDEGLKRYGFISTGNFNESTAKIYTDYTLFTSHPPILKELNKVFDFFETTYKINKYKHLIVSPHYTKKVFHKLIEQEIANAIVGKEAYIKIKMNSFTSYEMVDKLYEASRAGVKIQLIVRGICCLVPGVKGMSENIEAISIVDKFLEHTRLFVFANAGNPKVYISSADWMTRNLDYRVEVGCPIYDEDIKQELMDTFEICWRDNLKARVFSEKQDNAYRRSRTPKHRSQFETYDYYVKKLKEK; the protein is encoded by the coding sequence ATGGTGAAATTCAACAATCAGTACGTTAATAGAGAGATAAGTTGGTTATGGTTCAATGAACGCGTACTGCAGGAAAGTGCGGATAAGAATGTACCGCTCATTGAGCGTTTGCGTTTCTTAGGGATTTTTTCAAATAATTTGGACGAATTTTTTAAGGTACGATATGCCACGGTGAAAAGAATCGTTGAAGCTGGAAAGACCGGAAAGAGTGTTTTGGGAGGGGAAAAGGCTAAAGACCTTTTGGAAGAGATTACAGAAATCGTAATCCGTCAGCAGAGCAAAAGTTTGGTCATCCTAAAGCAAATAGAGGCAGAACTGGAGCGTGAAAACATCTTCATCATAAGGGAAACCGCCCTGAACAAAAATCAAAAGGAATTTGTTAAGGAATATTTTCTTCAAAATGTGAGCCCTCAGCTCATGACCATCATACTCAATGACTTAACACGGTTTCCTACCCTAAAGGACACTGCTGCCTATTTGGCGGTTAAAATGATAATCAAGGGTGCCAATGTAAAAAAGGAAAAACGTTTTGCCCTTATAGAGATTCCCAAAGGGATAGACCGTTTTGTGGTTTTGCCCAAAGAAGGTGATAAGAATTATATCATTATTCTGGATGATTTGATCAGATATTGTCTGAGCAATATTTTTACTATGTTCGAATATGAATCTATTTCCGCGCACATGATCAAGATAACCAGGGATGCAGAGTTGGATATGGATAATGACTTGAGCAAGAGTTTTATAGAAAAGATTTCCTTAAGTGTGGAACATAGAAAAATAAGCGACCCGGTTCGTTTTGTGTACGATAAAAGTATTGCCAAGGACACTTTGGCATTTCTTAAGGAGAAAATGCAGATTGAGGATACGGATAGTGTGATCCCAGGGGGGAGGTATCATAATAAAAGGGATTACATGGGGTTTCCAAGTTTGGACAGGAACGATTTATTATACGATAAAATAAGGCCACTGCCCGTAAAGGGACTTAGTATTGAAGGGAGTATTTTGGAGAGTATAACCCACAAGGATTATTTGCAGTACACCCCATATCATACATTTACCTATATCCTTAAGTTTTTGAGGGAAGCGGCCCTAGATCCAAAAGTGCGTACCATAAAGATAACGGTTTACCGTTTGGCCAATAACTCCCAAGTGGCGGCATCACTTATCAATGCTGTGAAAAACGGAAAACAGGTAACGGTCCAAATTGAACTACAGGCCAGGTTTGACGAGCAGGCCAACATTGAATATGCGGAGCAATTACAGGCCGAAGGTGTTAAATTAATATTTGGGGTGCCTGGTCTTAAAGTTCATAGTAAAATATGTTTGATTGAACGTGAAGAGGATGAGGGACTCAAACGATATGGATTTATAAGCACTGGTAACTTTAATGAATCGACCGCCAAAATATATACGGATTATACATTGTTTACTTCCCACCCGCCCATATTAAAGGAGTTGAACAAGGTCTTCGATTTCTTTGAGACGACCTACAAGATTAACAAGTATAAACATCTAATCGTATCGCCCCATTATACCAAAAAAGTATTTCACAAGCTCATAGAACAGGAAATCGCCAATGCCATTGTGGGCAAGGAAGCCTACATAAAAATAAAAATGAACAGCTTTACATCTTACGAAATGGTGGATAAACTGTATGAAGCAAGTAGGGCAGGGGTCAAGATTCAGTTAATCGTTAGGGGTATTTGCTGTTTGGTACCTGGAGTAAAGGGTATGAGCGAGAATATTGAGGCCATTAGTATCGTTGATAAGTTTTTGGAGCATACCCGACTTTTTGTCTTTGCCAATGCAGGCAATCCCAAGGTCTACATTTCCTCGGCAGATTGGATGACAAGAAACCTGGATTATCGCGTGGAAGTAGGCTGTCCCATATATGACGAGGACATCAAACAGGAATTGATGGATACCTTTGAAATCTGTTGGCGCGACAACTTAAAGGCAAGGGTCTTTTCCGAGAAACAGGACAATGCTTATAGAAGGTCTAGAACACCCAAACACCGTTCACAGTTTGAAACCTACGATTACTATGTGAAAAAGTTAAAGGAAAAGTAA
- the miaE gene encoding tRNA-(ms[2]io[6]A)-hydroxylase codes for MLGLKLPTDPRWVNIVEKNIDEILTDHAFCEQKAASTAISLIVSFPEYTELVEEMVALSREEMGHFKMVHDLILERGQKLGRDRKDVYVLELLKFFPKGGSRTTQLIHRLLYAALIEARSCERFRLLSEELPDKKLADFYHKLMISEAGHYTMFLKFARKYGDRKEVDQKWQALLEYEAEIMKNLSKSEKVHG; via the coding sequence ATGTTAGGATTAAAGTTGCCCACCGATCCAAGATGGGTTAATATCGTTGAAAAAAATATTGATGAAATTTTGACGGACCATGCATTTTGCGAACAAAAGGCCGCCAGTACGGCCATATCCTTAATTGTTTCCTTTCCGGAATATACGGAATTGGTCGAAGAAATGGTAGCGTTATCCCGGGAAGAAATGGGACACTTTAAAATGGTACACGACCTAATTTTGGAACGTGGGCAAAAATTGGGAAGGGATAGAAAGGATGTATATGTTTTGGAACTGCTCAAATTTTTTCCGAAAGGTGGAAGCCGAACCACTCAATTGATACACCGTCTTTTGTATGCCGCCCTCATTGAGGCCAGAAGCTGTGAAAGGTTTAGACTATTGTCCGAGGAACTTCCAGATAAAAAATTGGCCGATTTCTATCACAAACTCATGATCAGCGAAGCTGGGCATTATACCATGTTCCTAAAATTCGCCCGAAAATATGGCGACAGAAAAGAGGTAGACCAAAAATGGCAGGCCTTATTGGAATATGAAGCTGAAATCATGAAAAATCTCAGCAAATCAGAAAAGGTACATGGGTAA
- a CDS encoding EboA domain-containing protein yields MQVSERIKEALGAQADPVSLEWLTEKTQKLEADKSVRDLFMTYSLLASKFDKSITLKVANADEGALDFLTSRNANLLEVARIYLLMKVLEIDTDFYGSKVANIIQVADITELETFLKFLDLLPYPDMFKFTAVEALRTNISVIFDAITLNNPYPAKYFNDQQWNQMYLKAAFMERDLSKIPSVDERANVDLARIISDYAHERWAASRKIDPMFWRPVSGFLNPVLLKDMERLLESGDLIENRAGALCCYHSDSAEALEILHRKPDLKQQIEEGTLTWNNLKN; encoded by the coding sequence ATGCAGGTAAGCGAACGGATTAAGGAAGCGCTTGGGGCCCAAGCGGATCCAGTGTCATTGGAATGGCTGACTGAAAAAACACAAAAATTGGAAGCAGATAAATCCGTAAGGGACTTGTTCATGACGTACAGCCTCTTGGCTTCAAAATTTGACAAGAGCATTACATTAAAGGTCGCAAATGCCGATGAAGGGGCACTCGACTTTTTAACCTCCCGGAATGCAAACTTGTTGGAGGTGGCTAGAATTTACCTGCTTATGAAGGTATTGGAAATCGATACCGATTTCTACGGGTCCAAAGTGGCCAATATCATTCAGGTTGCGGATATTACGGAACTTGAGACGTTTCTTAAGTTCCTGGACCTTTTGCCTTATCCTGATATGTTCAAGTTTACGGCAGTAGAAGCCCTTAGAACAAATATATCGGTCATTTTTGATGCCATTACCTTGAACAACCCCTATCCGGCGAAGTACTTCAATGACCAGCAATGGAACCAGATGTATCTAAAGGCCGCGTTTATGGAGCGAGATCTTTCTAAAATACCCTCCGTAGATGAACGTGCCAATGTGGATCTAGCGAGGATCATTTCGGATTACGCCCACGAACGATGGGCGGCCTCCAGGAAGATAGACCCTATGTTCTGGCGCCCGGTCTCAGGGTTTCTGAATCCGGTTCTGCTAAAGGATATGGAACGCTTATTGGAAAGTGGAGACCTGATAGAAAATAGGGCGGGAGCCTTGTGCTGTTATCATTCCGATAGTGCAGAAGCCTTGGAAATCCTGCATCGCAAACCCGACTTGAAACAGCAGATAGAAGAAGGAACACTAACTTGGAATAACTTAAAGAATTAA
- a CDS encoding TatD family hydrolase: MQDKLMIIDPHVHMSSRTTDDYEAMQQAGVVAIIEPSFWLGQPRTQVGSFQDYFSSLVGWEPFRASQFGIKHYCTIGLNSKEANNEALAEQVVELLPLYLHKENVVAIGEIGYDDQTPAEDKYFRMQLDLAKELDMTVQVHTPHRDKKAGTIKSMEVCLEHGLDPANVIIDHNNEETVKEVLDRGFIAAFTIYPKTKMGNERMVEVVRKFGSDNIIVDSSADWGVSDPLAVPKTASLMLKRGISREDVVKTCYQNALDAFSKNGRMKEEHWLKPKGIDQSQLFNDNSVLRGQTPRIDSEQIS; this comes from the coding sequence ATGCAAGATAAATTGATGATTATCGACCCGCACGTACACATGTCTTCTAGAACAACAGATGATTATGAAGCCATGCAACAGGCTGGTGTTGTAGCTATAATAGAACCCTCGTTTTGGTTGGGACAACCCAGGACGCAGGTGGGTTCTTTTCAGGATTATTTCAGCAGTCTGGTAGGATGGGAGCCTTTTAGGGCAAGCCAGTTTGGTATAAAGCACTATTGTACTATTGGTTTAAATTCTAAAGAGGCCAACAATGAAGCTCTAGCGGAGCAGGTCGTTGAGCTACTTCCCCTGTACCTACATAAAGAAAACGTGGTGGCCATTGGGGAGATTGGCTACGATGACCAAACCCCTGCCGAGGACAAGTACTTTAGGATGCAGTTGGATCTGGCGAAGGAATTGGATATGACGGTTCAGGTACATACACCGCATAGGGATAAGAAAGCGGGTACCATCAAGAGCATGGAGGTATGTTTGGAACATGGATTGGACCCTGCCAATGTCATAATTGACCATAATAACGAGGAGACTGTTAAAGAGGTTCTGGATAGGGGCTTTATTGCTGCATTTACCATTTATCCCAAAACAAAAATGGGCAATGAACGCATGGTTGAAGTGGTACGCAAGTTTGGTAGCGACAATATTATTGTGGATAGCTCAGCCGATTGGGGTGTAAGTGACCCATTGGCCGTACCCAAAACAGCTTCCTTGATGCTGAAAAGAGGAATTTCACGTGAAGATGTTGTGAAGACCTGCTATCAAAACGCCTTGGACGCGTTCAGCAAAAACGGACGAATGAAGGAGGAACACTGGTTGAAGCCAAAAGGAATCGACCAATCACAACTTTTTAATGATAATAGCGTTTTAAGAGGGCAAACACCTCGGATAGATTCCGAACAAATCTCTTAG
- the eboC gene encoding UbiA-like protein EboC (EboC, a homolog the polyprenyltransferase UbiA, belongs to system of proteins involved in the trafficking of precursor metabolites to an extracytoplasmic compartment so that the biosynthesis of certain natural products, such as scytonemin, can be completed.) — translation MMKKIMGFARLARPANLPTAAADIFGGIALALFSTSVGIPDFISVNGQGILSLVFASVFLYAGGVVFNDVFDAKLDAVERPERPIPSGIIPKNQAVIWGLLLFIFGLSLAFSVNTLSGVLAGILIFSIIGYDALAKKHAFFGPLVMGVCRGLNLLLGMSILGQLDLWWVSFVPLIYIFAITLISRGEVHGDNKGHIAIAGLLYALVLAFIAVTIALKTSHILVSLPFIALFGFMVFKPLLDAYRENSPKNIKRAVMAGVLSLIVMDACWTTGFSQWYLGLLVLLLLPLSLLLSRIFAVT, via the coding sequence ATGATGAAAAAAATCATGGGTTTTGCCAGGTTGGCAAGACCTGCCAACCTACCTACCGCTGCAGCGGATATTTTTGGCGGTATTGCTTTGGCACTTTTTTCTACCAGTGTGGGAATTCCGGATTTTATTTCGGTGAATGGGCAGGGTATTTTGTCGCTTGTATTTGCATCGGTGTTCCTATACGCTGGTGGCGTGGTTTTCAATGATGTGTTTGATGCCAAACTGGATGCCGTTGAACGTCCGGAAAGACCTATACCTAGCGGAATCATTCCAAAGAATCAGGCCGTTATATGGGGTCTATTATTATTTATTTTTGGGCTTTCTCTGGCATTTTCGGTCAATACTTTAAGTGGAGTCCTGGCGGGAATATTGATTTTTTCCATAATAGGCTATGATGCATTGGCTAAAAAACATGCTTTTTTTGGGCCTTTGGTCATGGGTGTTTGTAGAGGACTGAACCTTTTATTGGGAATGTCCATTTTAGGGCAATTGGACCTGTGGTGGGTTTCTTTCGTACCCCTTATTTATATTTTCGCGATAACCCTGATTAGTAGGGGTGAGGTCCATGGCGATAACAAGGGCCATATTGCAATCGCTGGTTTATTGTATGCATTGGTACTGGCTTTTATCGCGGTTACCATTGCGCTGAAAACATCCCATATTTTGGTGTCCCTACCCTTTATTGCCTTGTTTGGGTTTATGGTTTTTAAACCGTTGTTGGACGCGTACAGGGAAAACTCACCAAAGAATATTAAAAGGGCGGTAATGGCCGGGGTTTTGTCCCTGATTGTTATGGATGCCTGTTGGACGACCGGTTTTTCCCAATGGTATTTAGGACTTCTGGTTTTATTACTTTTGCCTTTATCATTATTACTCTCAAGAATTTTTGCCGTTACCTAG
- a CDS encoding 3-dehydroquinate synthase — protein sequence MELKPIKQSFSVQYEYQLHFTKDLFHVDNQLFVNIMKGYKDYEAVKLFFVVDKGVADNHPDLLNKISSYCSLYSGNLTCTNTLVIDGGEQSKNHAEYIDLVLKGINENAICRHSFVVVIGGGAVIDMVGYAAAIAHRGVKLIRIPTTVLSQNDSAVGVKNSVNIFKKKNFLGTFAPPYAIINDTDFLATLEQRDWIAGIAEAIKVALIKDGEFFGYIAKHAIALKERQLEPMQYVIYKCAEMHMQHISQGGDPFESGSSRPLDFGHWAAHKLEFMTSYELRHGEAVAKGIALDVTYAQLIGLISEEELRIILDVMKEIGFDLSLPLHSEKEVDQLLAGIEEFREHLGGRLTITLISGLGKKHDVHEIDRSIMKRSIEQLNHQMALK from the coding sequence ATGGAATTAAAACCTATCAAACAGTCGTTTTCGGTTCAATATGAGTACCAACTCCACTTTACAAAGGATTTGTTTCATGTTGATAACCAGCTGTTCGTCAATATTATGAAAGGGTACAAGGACTACGAGGCTGTAAAGTTGTTTTTTGTCGTAGATAAAGGCGTGGCGGACAACCACCCAGATCTGTTGAACAAGATTTCCTCCTATTGCAGTTTGTATTCCGGAAATTTGACCTGCACCAATACTTTGGTAATCGACGGAGGCGAACAGTCCAAAAATCATGCTGAATATATTGACCTTGTGCTGAAAGGGATTAATGAAAATGCTATTTGCAGGCACTCTTTTGTGGTGGTGATTGGAGGGGGTGCGGTAATCGATATGGTAGGCTATGCTGCGGCCATTGCACATAGGGGCGTAAAATTGATTCGGATTCCAACCACGGTGCTCTCTCAGAACGATTCCGCCGTAGGCGTAAAGAACAGTGTGAACATCTTTAAGAAGAAAAATTTTCTGGGGACATTCGCCCCGCCGTATGCCATCATAAACGATACTGATTTCTTGGCCACCTTGGAGCAGCGGGATTGGATAGCTGGAATCGCCGAGGCCATAAAAGTTGCCTTAATCAAGGACGGGGAATTCTTCGGATACATTGCCAAGCATGCCATAGCCCTTAAAGAAAGGCAATTGGAACCTATGCAATATGTAATTTATAAATGTGCCGAAATGCACATGCAACATATTTCGCAAGGAGGGGATCCTTTTGAGTCTGGTTCGTCTAGGCCCCTGGATTTTGGTCACTGGGCGGCCCACAAATTGGAGTTTATGACCAGCTATGAGTTAAGACATGGCGAGGCCGTGGCCAAGGGAATTGCATTGGACGTTACCTATGCACAGTTAATCGGGTTGATTTCAGAGGAAGAATTGAGGATTATCCTTGATGTAATGAAGGAAATTGGTTTCGATTTATCCTTGCCTCTGCATTCCGAAAAGGAAGTGGACCAGCTTTTGGCCGGTATCGAGGAGTTTAGGGAACATTTGGGTGGTAGATTGACCATCACATTAATTTCCGGGTTGGGAAAGAAGCATGATGTCCATGAAATTGACAGGTCAATAATGAAACGGTCCATTGAGCAGCTAAATCATCAGATGGCCCTTAAATAG
- the eboE gene encoding metabolite traffic protein EboE, whose amino-acid sequence MFIKNKYHLSYCTNIHPGQDWESTFSSIKEHVPGIKKSVSPDSPFGLGLRLSNKASEELALGNNMTEFKNWLQEENVYIFTMNGFPYGNFHNERVKDDVHTPDWTTKERLMYTQRLFDQLAVLLPKGINGGISTSPISYKHWFASEMEKDTAFKKGAMHMAQIAKQLFELEQETGTYLHLDIEPEPDGFLENTEEVLSFYSDYLIPIAQQELSRKLDRDAYQLEELVKRYITICYDICHFSLAYEHPTETFAKFKEAGIQVGKIQVSAALKILFKGKNREEVWNLLEKFNEPVYLHQVTEKIGERVKTYNDLPIVLEAKNEVDELRAHYHVPIFLERFGALDSTQDQILDTLDYLKKDSLTEHLEIETYTWDVLPEGLKEDLLHSIVREIEWLKAHL is encoded by the coding sequence ATGTTTATAAAAAACAAATACCACCTTTCTTATTGTACGAACATACATCCCGGGCAGGATTGGGAAAGTACCTTCTCCAGTATTAAGGAACATGTTCCAGGTATTAAGAAGTCGGTTTCACCGGATAGCCCCTTTGGTCTCGGTTTACGACTTTCAAACAAGGCGAGTGAGGAACTCGCTTTGGGAAACAATATGACGGAATTCAAGAATTGGTTGCAGGAGGAGAATGTGTATATTTTCACCATGAACGGGTTTCCTTATGGGAATTTTCATAATGAACGGGTAAAGGACGATGTCCACACTCCGGATTGGACTACTAAGGAACGTTTGATGTATACCCAACGATTGTTTGATCAATTGGCAGTATTGCTTCCAAAAGGGATCAATGGCGGAATTTCCACATCACCCATTAGTTATAAACATTGGTTTGCTTCGGAAATGGAAAAAGATACCGCCTTTAAAAAAGGTGCTATGCACATGGCCCAAATCGCTAAGCAACTTTTTGAACTGGAACAAGAGACAGGAACCTATCTCCATTTGGACATTGAGCCGGAGCCTGATGGATTTTTGGAAAATACGGAGGAAGTCCTTTCATTTTATTCGGACTATCTAATTCCCATCGCCCAACAGGAATTATCCCGAAAGTTGGATAGGGATGCTTACCAATTGGAGGAATTGGTAAAACGATATATTACCATATGTTATGACATTTGCCATTTTTCCCTGGCGTATGAGCACCCCACTGAAACCTTTGCAAAGTTTAAGGAAGCGGGTATCCAAGTTGGGAAAATTCAGGTGAGTGCCGCCCTAAAGATTCTATTCAAAGGTAAGAATCGGGAGGAAGTATGGAATTTATTGGAAAAATTCAATGAGCCAGTTTACTTACATCAGGTAACAGAGAAAATAGGAGAGAGGGTAAAAACCTATAACGATCTTCCAATCGTATTGGAAGCAAAAAATGAGGTGGACGAACTACGTGCCCACTATCATGTTCCTATCTTTTTGGAGCGATTTGGGGCGTTGGACTCTACCCAAGATCAAATTTTGGATACTTTGGATTATTTAAAAAAGGATTCGTTGACGGAGCATTTGGAAATAGAAACCTATACGTGGGATGTATTACCGGAAGGGTTAAAGGAGGATTTATTGCATTCCATCGTCCGTGAAATAGAATGGTTAAAAGCGCACTTATAA